GCTCTCAGACTCCAGCGTGTCGAAATCGTCCAAGTCGCTCAGCTGGAGGTCCTTGTCTGCCCGACTCCTGGTCtctgttgggggggggggcagaaaggAGACAGCAGACGTGTCAGTGACAGATAATGTGTCAGACGATGTGGCATCAGATCAGATAATGGCATCCAGGACAGTTCAGTCGGGAGTCAAACACTGGATTTGCAGTCAAATTTGTAGAATTACAGCTgctatatgtatatatatatatatatatatatatatatatatatatatatatagttatatagtTATATAGTTCAGTTTGCTGTactttaatttaacttttatcAGTTAAAGAAGTTGGTGAGAAGTTGGTTTGTCCCTCTGTGAAACTGACTGAGGCCTGTTCACAGGTCCATAGTTTATGTTGACCAAAGTCTTTTGGCAAGCCtgaatagaaaaagaaaaaaaaaaaaaatcaaaaactgatgCTGTtgaaaagtttcattttgtatGTGAATagaattaaaatgttattatttaaaCTTACAAAGTGGTTGCAACACTGTGCATCTTGCAATAATTGTATTATTTACCTTCAATTAAATAAACTGTAAGGCCTCAGTGTCATTTGTTTCTAAGTATCATCATCATGCACTGCTTAGCATTAAGTATCAGACACTAATATTCTTGTTATGATTATGTAAAAAATTACACTGCTGGCCTATCCAGATAGAAGACATATATAGAATCtataaaaattcaaataatGTGACATCAACAATCCTTATTCTAGTTTACAATTtgagcataaataaataaataaacaaatgaaaaataaataaacaaacaatttcaaaaaataaattaatagcCTAATTGTAACAGCATCCCAGTCTATAGAGTGCCAAAGAAATAAGAGCACTTATAGATATGGTTGCGCTGGAACTTCCTGATACCAATGATCATGacaataaaataatgtattttcaaGGGAAGATGTCATAAGtattcagtttttaaaacattcacttttactttatttctaCAGAGCACCAAGGCATTTTGACACTAACCATCCTCGTTGTTCTCGCTTTTTATCTGCTCCTCCTGAGACCCATCCTCATCCTCGTCATATCTCTTCTCCTCTGAGCCCTTGTTCCTGGGCGGCCACGTCATCTTGTTCTCCTTCTTGAGCCTCCTCCTGGCATTTGCGAACCAGGTGGAGACCTGCGTCAGGGTCATCTTGGTGATGATGGCCAGCATGATCTTCTCGCCTTTGGTCGGGTATGGGTTCTTCCTgtgctcctgcagccaggcCTTCAGCGTGCTGGTTGTCTCGCGCGTCGCGTTCTTCCGCCTCGTCCCCCCGTCCATGGAACCATATCTGTTAACAAgaggaacacaaacaaaatggtAATGAGAGTTAACCCACATATACTATGCTGATGATGCTTGTTGCATGCcaatgtctgtctgtggccCTGGcatgttttttcctcctgaaaaccgTGACAGTACCATCTGCTTCTTGGGATATTCTTAAAACGATGCACCTATAAGCCTGAAAGTTCCACTCCTATCCCCTAACCTATCTCCTGCTATAATTGTGTCAATATCTGAAAATTAAAAGTAGACATCATAAACACATGTCAGGTAGGAGACATTATTTGGGAGTGAAAACCAACCCACTTTAAACACACCAGACAGTCTATTCCTTGGGAAACTGTGAAATGAGTATTGTCAAAACATCGTAATATAAATGGACATAGGCGTTGTGCAGTATAAAGTACTGTGCAGGACTGACAAGATGGAAGGGAGAGGACATTGAATTTGCAATCAATATACTTTGGAAATGTGCAAATTATTCTACCAATAAAATGTTTCACCAATAAAAATACCAACTACATTTGGGCTCCACCTCTTATTTCCAAACCTTTTTCAATGTATTATCTGTTAAAACCATCCCAAGCGCAGCACGAGTCCATCCCCATACTCTCTCCTCTGGCACAAATATTACCCATAGACCTACATTTAAAATGCACAGTGTTGATTTTCAGTCAGCAGTGAGCTGTAAAAGTCCTCTCAGGGGAGGCTTTTATGAGGCCTTTATTGCTCCGTATAGCTTAGTGCAGGTCAAGCACTGCTAAGGGAATCAAAAGGAGAGGAGCGCTGTACCTTTCCTTACCCCGTGTTGCTCCCTCGCAGATAAAATAGACTGTAAAATTGCTTTATTGAGTGTAATGATGAGCCCTCGGGTAAAAGGCGGGTGCAGACAGAGTGGTACTGCTGTGGGCCTGCTTGTTTATCTAAATGTTACTGATTATGTTCTGCTTTAGACTTAAGGCCTTTTGCTGTATATGCACTTACTGGGATGCATGCTGACACCTTTTACGCTTTATACTGAATTTAGACTGATTGGTAAAAGGgctctttgttttttggtgaTGTGAACTCTCATTGAGCTACAAGGCTAATCAATATGACACTTTGCTGatcactgaacacacaacaccATAAAAAGAGTTACATTTTCTGTGCCCCCCATGCACTTCTGTTGGTGCTGGCTCCTTTAAAGTTGCTAGTTTTATTCAAAGAGCATGCTACGATTAACATAATCAGTTGTTATTGTCCATGCCCCATATTTTCACCCTATCACAGACATAATTTGAGTGTCATCTGATTATCGGGAAGACCTTTCAATATGGCAGGCGTGCTCTTCAACACCGAAGAGGCCTCCTGTTTTGCTGAAAGGGGCGAGGGTCTTCTGATGCAATTCACACCATCAGGAAAGAAATATGTCATGAGATGGAGGTGTTCACCCAGCGTCGTTAGACGTGATGAAAATGACGTTGACCTCTGAGAGATGATTGATTTAATGCTGGAAAACTCACCCTACACTGGCGCACAGTGCTTAATAGTAACCTTTTGACTAAATTGTATTCACATCACGAGCTTGCAAACCTGTGTGAACTACACGGCTCAAAATAAGTTCTGACTTTTCTAACTAGACACACCACTTTTCCATCATCTACTACCCACAGTTCACTCGAAGTTTCCGATGTTTGCATTCCCGATCAAGTGTCTTACACTAGAAACATCAGCAGAAGTCACACTGTCAGAGAAACATACCTGTCATACTGATACTGTCCCAGGGTAGGATCATAAGGGTAGTAGGCTGTTGCCTGGGTTATTCCCGCATGCGCAGAAGCTGTGGCATCTTTAGTGTCAAATGTGCCCTGCAATCATATATAAAGACAAGTGTTTAAAAAAGTCACACAAATAAGATGTCGATTTCTGGCTCATTAAGTGACAGTAAATCAGTAAAACAGACGTATACTGGTTGCATTTCAAAGTTGCCTGGTTGTGTCATTCATTAGGGCTGTCTGTGATTGTACTGTGCAGAGTGTGCAGTTGTGCTAAAAGAAACATGGATAAACTACAGTACCTATACTAAAGAGATCAAACTGTCCATGGGATATGTTATATTCAGATGCATATGTTTACACGGAAATTGAAGTGACAGAACTTTTCAAAAGACCTTCAAAacagaagtttttaaaaatgaaactgagggaaaacaacatGAACTGCAGGTTTAGAAACTTGTTCAGTGCAGAGctctgagaaaacacatttgtaagaTGGTTCTAGAAGAGTATCCTACAAGGTATAAACTAGATTAATTAATACAGCAGAAATTATCCATTACATACTGCAAAGCTATTCTAATTGCCTTTATCATCATATATTTCCTCTGTGTCAGCACAGAatttcaacacaaaaacaactgaaacaaacaccATTCTTGAACTTCACAGGCCCATGTAATCCTGATAGAGTCAGTTATTAAAAAACCAACTgagaatttgtatttttgtttttattttgataatttaaCAATTACAGAGTTTTCAAAGTCTGTCTATTTATAAGATGCAGCTTGTTTTCAATGAAAAGctatgtgttttattgtatttaacGTTCATAAAAATGCTTTGTCTCAAGACATATATACACCTGAAACAAGTGAGATTATCTTGCTACACTGAAcagcttttttcagtttttcaagaAAAGTTGGCCTGAAGGATGATCTGGAAATACATCACGTACAGTAAAGGAGTGGTATTTTGCGGTGTAGCTATAGTGCataaaaacaagaggagaggtGTGCAAGCCTGGCTCAAGGCTCAGCACCCTGCGGCTCCATTAATCAATGCCAAGAGGGATCAGATGAATGGGGCTTACCAGCGAGTAGAAAGCCGAGGCGTCCGTGCCATATGTAACGTAATTCCCATAGCTTTGCCCGCCGGTGTAGGGGCTCCCGTACACGCCCAGCGCGGCGGCCGAGCTGAGTTCGTGCCTCGCCGTGGCCAGTAGCCGGCTCTCGTACACGGGGCAGTAGACCGGTGTCTGCCCGGACGCCGCTACTCCGGAGTCGGCTATGGATCTGCCGGTGGACTCGCAGCAAGTGGTCAAAGAGTTGGTTGTCATCAGGAACTAGGGGGAGACCGAGAGagaattatcttttttttttccttttctttttttttaagttatcgGTGTGCTTTATTTAACGAAACAAAATCTGATTTCAAGCTTGAACCTTGAGCACTTTGGTCTGGAAGTTAGTTcataacttttatttattttaaaatgtggaGGAAATATCGTCAGGATGAAATAAACTCAACCGTGTAACCGTCTCCAAAACTGTTTTACTTGTCTAACCTcaaaatgacacatgatttAAGTAACTTTTGGACAAAAGCGATGTTGCTTTACTGGCAGCTTTTTCCTCCAGAATGTCAATCTGAAAGAACTAAAATACAAGAATAAATGACTCGTAAAGGCTGATATTTGATGATGATATTCTTGTGATAATGTGCGCGTAAAACATGTCCAAAACGAGCCGTCTGTTAGCTCAGATCCAAAAGAAACACAAGCGTTACAAACAGATACAACATGTTTTCCCAACGTCGCCCGGTAGATACCCAAAGTAAAGCCCCAAATGATTTTTTATGGCtcaaagccaaaacaaaacagcagctgggtTATGGcgaaaaaaaaaggcaacaacacacacagcgtGTGTAGAACAAGTTGGCATGTGTGTTCCAGCGCAGATAAACATATGGTTGACATTACGGAGCGGCTATTATCTCGCAGAAATCAGTGAACAGGGAGGTCGGGGGGTCTCGTTGGCTTCTGGTTACCCTCTCCTTACCTCTTTTCTATCGCTGCAGGAACACAGGTACCACTGGCTGTAACGCAATACCTTTCCCGATATCCCGAAAGCGCTGTGGAAGCCTCTCTGATTCTTGGCCAAAGTGCGTAAAAAGCATCAAGCTTGAATCGATGACATAATCAATCGCGGGCAAGATCTAAACCAAAACAAGCCATTAACTGAACAGAGGTGGTTACACGAACTTACTTGTGGAGCAGACGAGTAGGGATATCCAAATTGTGGATATGACATGGTAGAGAGGTCCCCCAATATCCAGAAATAAAGCGAGACTGAAGGTCTCCACTCTAACGCAGGCTGCGGCTCTGTTTGACTGTACCAATTGATTGGTAAGCACAGGCTCCTAGGATGCTTATAGGGCGAAGCAGAGTAGCATGTTTAATTTGTGTAAAATGCCCCCCACTCAAACGCCTTTCAATGGAGGAGGGGTGTATGGGGgggaataaaaaaataaaaaataaataaattaagaaaatcTTTAGCttcccccttttttcttctAAAAAGACTATTagacataaataaatgaattactgTGCTACAGCCTAGAATAATCACTTTGTTGTCAGATACATATTTTTGCCTTATAAAAAAGTAGTATAAAAGACgtcagcagcagaggcaggttGTTTTAAACGGCGGCGACTCTGACGTCAGAAGTTTCCCACTCTAAAAATGACCAGACTGTAACTTTAATATGCATTTTCCTTCCCAGGGATGACGACAAAAAACCAGAAAGAGCAGATTCAACATGAAAATCTCTGAGAGGTAACGAAGGAAGGCGTtctgtttaaatgaaagaaagacagacagaatgaaagaaagaaggaaggaaagtaagtaagaaagaaaagatgtcCTGGAGATTAATTTGCAGTCCCAATCAATCAATTAGGGCAATCAGTGTCTCGAATATGCAAACGTATGTATCGGTTTAAATGCATTAGGCCCTAATTAAGCACATTCCTATCATTCCTCCGCACTGATGCTAATCACACGGGGAGCTAattgattttaaattaattagTAAAGAATATTTTCATCTCGGGCAAAAAGACAAATTGCAGCCCGCCAGactcaaaacaaataaacctgCAAAAATAAAGGCATTgaaaatattagttttttttttttttttttttttttttttttttaaattaagcaCCATAATAAGCCAGTCACAACAGATCATCTATTGGTTACATATTACTCTCCAACTCCACCTGGAGCAATGAGTCCCTGGAGTGATGTAATTACCCCCACACCCCCCCAAAAGTGCTTAATGGGATGTAGTTTGAATGAACTTTGCACCTGTCCATGTGAACTTCACGCACATCTTGGAGAAAATCAGAAAAGAGTTTAATTCTTTAAGTCTtttaatctatctatctatctatctatctatctatctatctatctatctatctatctgattGCTAAATCATGTTACATGTGATGTAATAAGTTTGCACCGCATgtaacattttcagtttaattaataTCTAACTTATTAGatgtaaaagctgtttttttttaacttttctaaACTTTTTTCAATTTCAACTCTTATTATAACAGTTTTCTTTctaactatctatctatctatctatctacacaTGGACCCTCCCttaatatctctctctctctctctctctctctctctctctctctggccagGTAAACTGGTGAAGCTGCAGTAACCATAACAGCAGTGTAacggccaaaaaaaaaaaaaaaaggccccaAAACTGGCTCGCCAAAGCTCCAGCACCGAGCGCGCGCTGCCTTGCTTGGAGAATCCCGGGTTGAGACATGTGGATAGCCCCGGGGGTCACTCCTCAAATTAATGATGAtgtactcctcctcctccctcctcctcctcctcctcctctcctctccagctggATCTCTGCCTGCCGGTGACAGGTCGATTGAGAGTGATTGATGACTATCTAGGGGACCGGGGCCAACATAATAATATGATACCGGCACCTTGTAATAATTGCTCGCTTTCATTTACAGATGAAAGAAGTAATAAAGAGCCATAAAGATGGAGAGGCTTGTGATTCGGTTAGGTAACTTTTGTCttacccttttttttttttcttcttccttttatttttggggaggaaggtgaggtgAGGTGGTGTGGGCGGGGCTCCATAAAATGTCTGTTCTCTCATTCATTTTGACAAATTGAATTATAGGGGGTTAGTACCTCCAAGCAAATGGCCGCATTAACGCTGCTGAaagggggggcgggggggtccAAAGGGATCAGCCAGCGctttttaatttgcattaaCTCTAATGCCACCTCAACATTAACAACCCGTCTGAAGCGCTCAACCATACACTCGctcacacctcacacacacacacagctccattTTGTCTTATTAATTTaggttttttcttctttaaattcATTGGGGTTAATGTTACACGCGGTGCATTGAGGCAGGGCGGGACCCAATTTATCTTCAACATCACACCCAGTGGACGGAGGAGAAAGTGTTGACACGTTGATTTTGGGGATGGTGCGAACGCAcctgacgcacacacacacacacacgcctaaGTGGCATGTATACTCTATAATCAGAGCTACAGAGCCTACTTTATCATCCTTTGCATGGACCTTTGCCCTTGTGTATGTATGGAATTAGGCCGGAGACACTGGACACATTCTCTACACTAtacagcccacacacacacaccctgcccTCGGTGTATACCTTTTCATTATACACTGCGTTACTCAGTGTTATCGGGCGcctgtaataaaatatttaggCGCACTAGTATATGCTTTTAGACGGAAAATGAAGGCGACAGCGGGGGTTCATGCTTGTTTAGCGTTTAAAGATTAAAAGAGAAGctacttctcttttttttttgtggacaGATGTGGGGAAGCAGGGATGCTCTGCGTTTAAAGTGGAGCAAGTGAGGGATAAGATGCTGTTCCAGCTCAGGTCAAAGATGCCATGCTTATAGCCTGATTGCATCTctattcttccttttttttgtaatgaaatTAAACGTGATAATGAGCAAGTTATTGTCAGTTAGTTGTTACTGATTGGTATGATTTCACTTTGACGTAGATAAAGACAGATAACAGTGTTGAGCGGTGATGTAATGTAGGAGAATCCATCATGTTCAATGAGCAACATAAATCAACTCCTTCACTGGAATTAGACCAAGTAATGGGGTAATTATTATCACTGTACCACAATTCTACTTCACAGTCATAAATTCAACCATAAAATCTTCCAAGTCTGTAACGTTCTTGAGATTTTCTGGTCATTTATGTGCAAGAGTTTCAGTTTTTGCCACATCAACCCCAAACTACTGTAATCTGTGTTGCACTTTGAAGTGCAGCCCGCTAATTTGCATCTCCTTTCCAGCTTAACTCATATTAAAAAGTTCCCCAGAAACACTGTAATCATGAAGCTGTCACTTCCCTGATAATCTGTGGTTGATTAATGAGCCTGGAGGAGGGGAGTGCGTGAGtgcctctatgtgtgtgtttatgtgtgtgaaagatgcagtcagagaaagggaggaagaaagtgagagagagagaagggaggaggctTGAACATCTTCTTATCCCCAAATTTCAGTCAGCTGACCTTAAAGTGAGACagggaacaaaaacaaaggtgTTGATGATGCAGCAAACTCAATCTTTCATGACAGCGATGGGTGATGTTAAATGTTGATGgatagggtttttttttatgtacaaCAAGACTGTTTATTAGCTGCTTTGAGAATCAACACAGTTATTGACAATGGCCATATGGTATTATGGCCACCTGGGAACAAACTTAGCTGGCTGAGTTATTATAAAATTCACTCAACTTGATTTATATGTAGATCGTCTTACTTTTAAATATCTTCCTCAGAATTGAGTTTAATCcaatttttttcacagtaaacaTCTTTATCTTGTTTCATCTGCTCTGTCTTTTGTGCTTGA
The window above is part of the Lates calcarifer isolate ASB-BC8 linkage group LG15, TLL_Latcal_v3, whole genome shotgun sequence genome. Proteins encoded here:
- the irx4a gene encoding iroquois-class homeodomain protein IRX-4a is translated as MSYPQFGYPYSSAPQFLMTTNSLTTCCESTGRSIADSGVAASGQTPVYCPVYESRLLATARHELSSAAALGVYGSPYTGGQSYGNYVTYGTDASAFYSLGTFDTKDATASAHAGITQATAYYPYDPTLGQYQYDRYGSMDGGTRRKNATRETTSTLKAWLQEHRKNPYPTKGEKIMLAIITKMTLTQVSTWFANARRRLKKENKMTWPPRNKGSEEKRYDEDEDGSQEEQIKSENNEDETRSRADKDLQLSDLDDFDTLESESSECELKHRYHMNTHMSTTADCPTEHLIKDSSLKISIPDSLGGEQDLSKSCLKTNPEDFQPDSRQQAKACYNQQQHQQILDGKPRIWSLAQTATSLNQTEYPSCMLRCQPQQPQPPPPSSLTPSPAATSPVTGLDNRQDSPVTTLRNWVDGVFHDPLFRHSTLSQALTNTTVSWTTNTKGAILEAERSAAVLQQQQQQQHQDSSKDSAMSFPKTINKLFCS